One Nicotiana tomentosiformis chromosome 4, ASM39032v3, whole genome shotgun sequence genomic window carries:
- the LOC104105553 gene encoding outer envelope pore protein 24B, chloroplastic-like, whose protein sequence is MTKASFKARYETDKAAAATTVAFNAGDFKLRASMTDATVVNGPSLNGLALAVEKPGSFIIDYNVPKKDIRFQFMNSIRVMEKPLNLNYIHFHGDNRTILDGTLVFDSANKVSANHVMGSGSCKLKYTYVHGGLATFEPSYDTSKNAWDFVVSRKVYGDDVFRATYQTTSRNLGLEWSRSSKLNGSFKICASLCLLEERKMPKLSAETSWDFEM, encoded by the exons ATGACGAAGGCATCATTCAAAGCTCGATATGAGACGGACAAAGCCGCCGCCGCCACTACGGTCGCCTTCAACGCCGGCGACTTTAAGCTCCGAGCGTCCATGACCGATGCTACTGTTGTCAACGGTCCCAGTTTAAACGGCTTAGCTCTTGCCGTTGAGAAACCTGGCTCATTCATCATCGACTACAACGTCCCCAAAAAG GACATTCGGTTTCAATTTATGAACTCAATCAGGGTTATGGAGAAGCCATTGAATTTGAATTACATTCATTTTCATGGAGACAATCGAACAATATTGGATGGGACTTTGGTGTTTGATTCAGCCAACAAGGTGTCGGCTAATCACGTGATGGGGTCGGGGAGTTGTAAATTGAAGTACACTTATGTGCATGGAGGACTCGCTACTTTTGAGCCAAGCTATGATACATCAAAGAACGCATGGGATTTTGTGGTTTCACGTAAAGTTTACGGGGACGACGTGTTTAGGGCTACTTATCAGACGACGAGCAGGAATTTGGGGCTCGAATGGTCCAGGAGTTCAAAGTTAAATGGATCTTTTAAG ATTTGTGCATCTCTCTGTTTGCTTGAAGAACGCAAAATGCCTAAGTTAAGTGCTGAGACTTCGTGGGACTTCGAGATGTGA